From the genome of Populus alba chromosome 10, ASM523922v2, whole genome shotgun sequence, one region includes:
- the LOC118044720 gene encoding non-functional NADPH-dependent codeinone reductase 2 — protein MDGELVTIPEVLLDSSSGRKMPLLGMGTATSLLEGSQETKTAVLQAIEIGYRHFDTAKLYLTEEPLGEAIAEALSRGFIKSRDELFITSKLWCSDAHAELVLPALKRSLRDLQLEYLDLYLIHWPVSSRSGTFEFPINKEDFLPMDFKSVWEAMQDCQDLGLTKSIGVSNFSCKKLSDILAFAKIPPAVNQVEINPLWQQKKLREFCKANGILLTAYAPLGAKGTLWGSNRVLENKVLKEIATAKGKSVAQVCLRWAYEQGVCVVVKSFNNGRMKENLEIFNWTLSEEESRMISEIPQSRGCRGEDYISEKGPIKTIEELWDGEI, from the exons ATGGATGGCGAATTGGTGACAATTCCAGAAGTCCTTTTAGATAGTTCTAGTGGCAGAAAAATGCCACTATTGGGGATGGGTACAGCAACTTCTCTATTAGAGGGAtctcaagaaacaaaaacagcCGTTCTTCAGGCAATTGAGATTGGTTACAGACACTTCGATACAGCTAAATTGTACTTAACAGAGGAGCCACTTGGAGAAGCCATTGCTGAAGCATTGTCTCGTGGTTTTATCAAATCAAGGGACGAGCTTTTCATCACTTCAAAGCTATGGTGTAGTGATGCTCACGCTGAACTTGTTCTCCCCGCCCTTAAGAGGAGTCTACG GGATCTTCAGCTGGAGTACCTTGATCTCTATCTAATTCATTGGCCTGTGAGCTCGAGATCAGGAACCTTTGAGTTCCCTATAAACAAAGAAGACTTTTTACCTATGGATTTTAAATCCGTTTGGGAAGCTATGCAAGACTGCCAAGATCTGGGTCTGACGAAATCCATTGGTGTCAGCAATTTCTCTTGTAAAAAGCTTTCAGACATCCTTGCCTTTGCAAAGATCCCTCCGGCAGTTAATCAA GTAGAGATCAACCCATTATGGCAACAAAAGAAGCTAAGGGAATTCTGCAAGGCCAATGGAATCCTTTTAACAGCTTATGCTCCTTTGGGAGCCAAAGGAACCCTTTGGGGAAGCAACAGGGTTTTGGAGAATAAAGTACTGAAAGAGATTGCAACTGCTAAAGGAAAGAGTGTGGCTCAG GTGTGCCTTAGATGGGCATATGAGCAAGGGGTGTGCGTGGTGGTGAAGAGTTTCAACAATGGCAGGATGAAGGAGAACCTTGAGATATTCAACTGGACATTGAGTGAGGAAGAATCTAGGATGATCAGTGAGATACCCCAAAGCAGAGGATGTCGTGGAGAAGATTACATCTCAGAAAAGGGACCTATCAAGACAATTGAGGAGCTTTGGGACGGAGAAATTTGA